The following coding sequences lie in one Saccharopolyspora hordei genomic window:
- a CDS encoding glycosyltransferase, which produces MSKDGMDERLIEWTGERCVPWTDDVQVVYEHYHRYAMAARFVRGKRVLDLACGEGYGAALLAAEGAEVVGVDIDPDTVEHATHRYGGRDVTFQVGSITDPDLLADEKPFDVVVCFEAIEHVEDHDAVLRLVKSRLAQGGLFLSSTPDTAVYTHQHGNDNPYHVKELTLDEYEGLLEGAFRHVAVLKQNVTVGSLLTPADPGDPDTAIDGVRLQTIEPGEDGWSVHQGVPHTYLLGLASDKQLPKLPAAALLTDAQLTLVRRSGDTAPIIAQRDAAVADVAKLNELYQRSREETEELKGVIGRLEELRKAEEQRADQAVREREELRAELHERRRSAERDAARIEWLRDTVARLEGRVADAERQAAELSAENAELAAQNSALVQRAVTKYRKVVERVAPRGTARRDAYEILLGRKPGVPQPEEVVETGPLPVPCSDKPLVSVIVPVHGKWPYTRQCLRFLGGHVVSVPFEVIVVDDASPDDSAEKLAACEGVRLVRTERNLGFIGACNLGAQHARGEHLFFLNNDAEVTESWLDVLMDTMRSDERIGLVGAKLVYPDGRLQEAGGIVWADGTGWNYGRGTDPGGAEFNVLRDVDYCSGAAILVRKDVFQQVGGFDTRYAPAYYEDTDLAFAVRAAGYRTVVQPKAVVVHHEGVSNGTDLSTGVKKHQEINRRAFVEKWADTLAAEHLPEASPRNLWLARHRGTRGHHGPIVLVKDHQVPRPDFDSGSVRIRRVLEQFVELGCRVVFFPANHAPLEPYTTQLQQLGITVLPSPELQQAFLHEAGSEISLALLSRPQVAWSLVEELRTCAPQAVIAYDTVDVHFLRLERQAEVAEQQGDAVKAEALRRKAFASQQMELGLARSCDITLVVSEAEQALLRELVPDADVRVLSNVHEVDWRPSRPAGREDVLFVGSFDHPPNVDAARWAAREIMPLVRDECPDAVLHVIGSNPTDEVRALAGPGVEVHGWVEELEPHYARSRVTLAPLRFGAGVKGKVGESLSLGVPVVGTSVAVEGMHLEHGREVMVADDAAGLAEAVVALLTDDETWQRMAEAGKSGIAAQFGPDVSRATLQELLKSADHEA; this is translated from the coding sequence GTGTCGAAGGACGGGATGGACGAGCGCCTGATCGAGTGGACCGGTGAGCGGTGCGTGCCGTGGACCGACGACGTCCAGGTGGTCTACGAGCACTACCACCGCTACGCGATGGCCGCCCGGTTCGTGCGCGGCAAGCGGGTGCTGGACCTGGCCTGCGGTGAGGGCTACGGCGCGGCGCTGCTGGCCGCCGAGGGCGCCGAGGTGGTGGGCGTCGACATCGACCCGGACACCGTCGAGCACGCCACGCACCGGTACGGCGGCCGCGACGTCACCTTCCAGGTCGGCTCCATCACCGACCCCGACCTGCTCGCCGACGAGAAGCCCTTCGACGTCGTCGTCTGCTTCGAGGCCATCGAGCACGTCGAGGACCACGACGCGGTGCTGCGGCTGGTCAAGTCCCGCCTGGCGCAGGGCGGCCTGTTCCTCAGCAGCACCCCGGACACCGCCGTCTACACGCACCAGCACGGCAACGACAACCCGTACCACGTCAAGGAACTCACCCTCGACGAGTACGAGGGCCTGCTGGAGGGCGCGTTCCGGCACGTGGCCGTGCTCAAGCAGAACGTGACGGTCGGGTCGCTGCTCACCCCGGCCGACCCCGGCGACCCGGACACCGCGATCGACGGCGTCCGGCTGCAGACCATCGAGCCCGGCGAGGACGGCTGGTCGGTCCACCAGGGCGTGCCGCACACCTACCTGCTGGGGCTGGCCTCCGACAAGCAGCTGCCGAAGCTGCCCGCGGCGGCCCTGCTCACCGACGCCCAGCTCACCCTCGTCCGCCGCAGCGGGGACACGGCGCCGATCATCGCGCAGCGCGACGCCGCGGTCGCCGACGTGGCCAAGCTCAACGAGCTCTACCAGCGCAGCCGCGAGGAGACCGAGGAGCTCAAGGGCGTCATCGGGCGCCTCGAGGAGCTGCGCAAGGCCGAGGAGCAGCGCGCCGACCAGGCCGTGCGCGAGCGCGAGGAGCTGCGCGCGGAGCTGCACGAACGCCGGCGCAGCGCGGAGCGCGACGCCGCGCGCATCGAGTGGTTGCGCGACACCGTCGCGCGGCTGGAGGGCCGCGTGGCGGACGCCGAGCGGCAGGCCGCCGAGCTCAGCGCGGAGAACGCCGAGCTGGCGGCGCAGAACTCGGCGCTGGTGCAGCGCGCGGTCACCAAGTACCGCAAGGTCGTGGAGCGGGTGGCGCCGCGCGGGACCGCGCGCCGCGACGCCTACGAGATCCTCCTCGGCCGCAAGCCGGGCGTCCCGCAGCCCGAGGAGGTCGTGGAGACCGGCCCGCTGCCGGTGCCGTGCAGCGACAAGCCGCTGGTCAGCGTGATCGTGCCGGTGCACGGCAAGTGGCCCTACACCCGGCAGTGCCTGCGGTTCCTCGGCGGGCACGTGGTGTCCGTGCCGTTCGAGGTGATCGTCGTCGACGACGCCTCCCCGGACGACAGCGCCGAGAAGCTCGCCGCCTGCGAAGGCGTGCGGTTGGTGCGCACCGAGCGCAACCTCGGGTTCATCGGCGCCTGCAACCTCGGCGCCCAGCACGCCCGCGGCGAGCACCTGTTCTTCCTCAACAACGACGCCGAGGTCACCGAGTCCTGGCTGGACGTCCTCATGGACACCATGCGCTCGGACGAGCGCATCGGGCTGGTCGGCGCCAAGCTCGTCTACCCGGACGGCCGGCTGCAGGAGGCGGGCGGCATCGTCTGGGCCGACGGCACCGGCTGGAACTACGGCCGCGGCACCGACCCGGGCGGCGCCGAGTTCAACGTGCTCCGCGACGTCGACTACTGCTCCGGGGCCGCGATCCTGGTGCGCAAGGACGTGTTCCAGCAGGTCGGCGGCTTCGACACCCGCTACGCCCCGGCCTACTACGAGGACACCGACCTGGCGTTCGCGGTGCGCGCCGCCGGCTACCGGACCGTGGTGCAGCCGAAGGCGGTCGTGGTGCACCACGAGGGCGTGTCCAACGGCACCGACCTCAGCACCGGGGTGAAGAAGCACCAGGAGATCAACCGCAGGGCGTTCGTGGAGAAGTGGGCGGACACGCTCGCCGCCGAGCACCTCCCGGAGGCCTCGCCGCGCAACCTCTGGCTGGCGCGCCACCGCGGCACCCGCGGCCACCACGGCCCGATCGTGCTGGTCAAGGACCACCAGGTGCCGCGGCCGGACTTCGACTCCGGCTCGGTGCGGATCCGCCGCGTGCTGGAGCAGTTCGTCGAGCTCGGCTGCCGGGTGGTGTTCTTCCCGGCCAACCACGCGCCCCTGGAGCCCTACACCACGCAGCTGCAGCAGCTCGGCATCACCGTGCTGCCCTCGCCCGAGCTGCAGCAGGCGTTCCTGCACGAGGCGGGCTCGGAGATCTCGCTGGCGCTGCTGTCCCGCCCGCAGGTCGCCTGGAGCCTGGTCGAGGAGCTGCGCACCTGCGCGCCGCAGGCGGTGATCGCCTACGACACCGTCGACGTGCACTTCCTCCGGCTGGAGCGGCAGGCCGAGGTCGCCGAGCAGCAGGGCGACGCGGTGAAGGCGGAAGCCCTGCGCCGCAAGGCGTTCGCCTCCCAGCAGATGGAGCTCGGGCTGGCCCGGTCCTGCGACATCACCCTGGTGGTCTCCGAGGCGGAGCAGGCGCTGCTGCGGGAGCTCGTGCCGGACGCCGACGTCCGCGTGCTGTCCAACGTGCACGAGGTGGACTGGCGGCCCTCGCGACCGGCCGGGCGCGAGGACGTGCTGTTCGTCGGCAGCTTCGACCACCCGCCGAACGTCGACGCGGCGCGCTGGGCCGCCCGCGAGATCATGCCGCTGGTGCGCGACGAGTGCCCGGACGCCGTGCTGCACGTCATCGGCAGCAACCCGACCGACGAGGTGCGCGCGCTGGCCGGGCCGGGGGTCGAGGTGCACGGCTGGGTCGAGGAGCTGGAACCGCACTACGCGCGCAGCCGCGTGACCCTGGCGCCGCTGCGCTTCGGCGCCGGCGTCAAGGGCAAGGTCGGCGAGAGCCTCAGCCTCGGCGTGCCGGTGGTCGGCACCTCGGTGGCCGTCGAGGGCATGCACCTGGAGCACGGCCGCGAGGTGATGGTCGCCGACGACGCGGCGGGCCTGGCCGAGGCGGTGGTCGCCCTGCTCACCGACGACGAGACCTGGCAGCGCATGGCCGAGGCAGGCAAGTCCGGCATCGCGGCCCAGTTCGGCCCGGACGTCTCCCGGGCCACGCTGCAGGAACTGCTCAAGTCCGCCGACCACGAGGCCTGA
- a CDS encoding EamA family transporter: MTDHLAPARSRTFLSGPLLVLLASALWGTTGTAASFAPAGAGPLSIGAATMGLGGLLLLALAGRSAWRVLRSGRLGLLVVGAAAVAVYPLAFYSSMALAGVAIGTVVALGSAPVFAAVLERVVDGVRLDARWAVSAGLAVAGLLLITGRTGAGEDTVLGALLGLLAGATYVVYSWSASRMMRRGHGSRAVMGAMFGAGALVLLPVLAWTGGPLLGSPSGLAVAGYLAVVPMGLAYVLFGAGLRHTSTSTATTLSLLEPVVAAVLGVLVVGERLGVDGWCGAGLIGIGLVLVSTRR; encoded by the coding sequence GTGACCGATCACCTCGCGCCCGCGCGCTCCCGGACGTTCCTGTCCGGTCCCCTCCTCGTCCTGCTGGCCTCCGCCCTCTGGGGCACCACCGGGACCGCGGCCAGCTTCGCCCCCGCCGGGGCCGGCCCGTTGTCGATCGGCGCCGCCACCATGGGCCTCGGCGGCCTGCTGCTGCTCGCGCTGGCCGGCCGGTCGGCGTGGCGGGTGCTGCGGTCCGGCCGGCTCGGCCTGCTGGTCGTGGGTGCGGCGGCCGTGGCCGTGTACCCGCTGGCGTTCTACTCGTCGATGGCGCTGGCCGGGGTGGCGATCGGCACCGTGGTCGCGCTCGGGTCCGCGCCGGTGTTCGCCGCCGTGCTGGAGCGGGTGGTGGACGGCGTCCGGCTGGACGCCCGGTGGGCGGTGTCCGCCGGGCTCGCCGTGGCCGGGCTGCTGCTCATCACCGGCCGGACCGGGGCGGGCGAGGACACCGTGCTCGGCGCGCTGCTCGGCCTGCTCGCCGGCGCCACCTACGTCGTCTACTCGTGGTCGGCGTCCCGGATGATGCGCCGCGGGCACGGGTCGCGCGCGGTGATGGGCGCGATGTTCGGCGCCGGGGCGCTGGTGCTGCTGCCGGTGCTGGCGTGGACCGGTGGTCCGCTGCTGGGCTCGCCGTCCGGGCTGGCCGTCGCCGGGTACCTCGCGGTGGTGCCGATGGGGCTGGCCTACGTGCTGTTCGGCGCCGGGTTGCGGCACACCTCCACCAGCACGGCGACGACGCTGAGCCTGCTGGAGCCGGTGGTGGCCGCCGTCCTGGGCGTGCTGGTCGTCGGCGAGCGGCTGGGTGTGGACGGCTGGTGCGGCGCGGGCTTGATCGGGATCGGGTTGGTGCTGGTCAGCACCCGTCGCTAG